The DNA window GGATGTCATCAACTTCCTACGACGCAATGGTGGTCTTGAACTAAAGCCTGGTGCAAGACAATATCTGGTTAAGCCCGTTGGTGTAGACGACGTTGCCCGCTTCACGATGCCTCTCCTTCCTCTGTCCTCCGAAGACGCTACCCTGGCGCGCATCGACACCATCCCATTCGATACCGCCAAATGCTCCTTCATCATCCAAGAATACATCACCGGTCCAGAATTCTGCACACACGCACTGGTCATCAGAGGTCGTGTGTGCGCTTTTGTCGCTTGCCGTTCTGCAGATGTTCTCATGCATTACTCTGCTCTCCCTGCCGATTCTCCGCTTAGCAAGGCTATGCTCGACTTTACACTCAAGCAGGCTGAGGAGGGTGGCGAGAAGTTTACTGGACACATGAGCTTCGACTTTCTGATtaacgaggatgatgaagatggcaCTCGATCAGGCGTTGAGAAGGACGTTACGATATACCCTATCGAATGCAACCCCAGAGTCCACACAGCGACTGTTTTGTTTAACAATACCCCCGAGATTGTCGACGAGTATCTTTCTGTCCTGTCACCTTCTTCGGATCGTAGATCGCTCTCCCAGCCTCCTCTATATCCCAATAACCCTCAGGACTACTACTGGGTCGGTCAAGATCTTGTCGAGCTTGTTCTTTGTCCATTCTACCACACTCTCTTCAGAGGAACCACGGGACTATCCCATGTTTCCAAGTCCATTCATGCCTTTGCGCAGCACTTGATATACTGGAAGGATGGTACTTTTGAGTCTTGGGATCCTTTGCCTTGGTTGTGGATGATGCATGTCTATTGGCCTGTGCAGTTTGCTTGGTACATGTCGACTGGGTCTGTATGGACAAAGCTTAATGTCAGTACTGGAAAGGCGTTCAAGGGATAAATGTTTCGGTGCCATCGATAGTTTAATGACCAAATAGTAATGCAGTTCTTGTACGGTGTATGTCTCGTTGGGAGAGGTCAGGTACATGCCACCAATACTGGAAGAGGAATTAATCGATTATAACCCATGTCGTCAAGTACCTGCTTGTCGATCGTTTCTCCAAATGCACTGTAACTATCCTGTGATCCTGTACGTCACCGCACCACCTTCGGGTAAGAACTCCAAACCATAAACAACGACACTATTCACAAGTTCCACACTTCGAACCCATCAACAACCTGACTATCATCGAATATTCACCAATGTATTCCTTTCAGACACATTGAACTTCTCCAATATCGTTTCGTATCAGTTGCTACCAACCAGACCAGACAGGCAGGGATATCCCACCCCACCATATCTGATAAGCCCAAAGGTGTATATACACGCCAGAGTGGTATCC is part of the Fusarium poae strain DAOMC 252244 chromosome 4, whole genome shotgun sequence genome and encodes:
- a CDS encoding hypothetical protein (TransMembrane:1 (i18-39o)), translating into MANPETSRVTQFTKNLSLFLLSFIFLPTNVLFALIAFLWNRLTSKPPSPTSHSQNDQDDLDKTTILVTGVNMAKGLSLARMFHRRGHRVIGADCYSLSPGRVSRAIDVYYRLPVPSDPSKTSMNDPYLNRITEIINYEDVDLWVSVSDVNAAIEDAAVKEIIEARTSAKAIQFGVEDIRRLHEKDAFIEHTKSLGLTVPHTEAVQDREDVINFLRRNGGLELKPGARQYLVKPVGVDDVARFTMPLLPLSSEDATLARIDTIPFDTAKCSFIIQEYITGPEFCTHALVIRGRVCAFVACRSADVLMHYSALPADSPLSKAMLDFTLKQAEEGGEKFTGHMSFDFLINEDDEDGTRSGVEKDVTIYPIECNPRVHTATVLFNNTPEIVDEYLSVLSPSSDRRSLSQPPLYPNNPQDYYWVGQDLVELVLCPFYHTLFRGTTGLSHVSKSIHAFAQHLIYWKDGTFESWDPLPWLWMMHVYWPVQFAWYMSTGSVWTKLNVSTGKAFKG